The following proteins are co-located in the Castanea sativa cultivar Marrone di Chiusa Pesio chromosome 8, ASM4071231v1 genome:
- the LOC142606906 gene encoding UDP-glucuronic acid decarboxylase 6, with the protein MASNNSSNGDLQTTTKPPPLPSPLRFSKFFQSNMRILVTGGAGFIGSHLVDRLMENEKNEVIVADNYFTGSKDNLKKWIGHPRFELIRHDVTEPLLVEVDQIYHLACPASPIFYKYNPVKTIKTNVIGTLNMLGLAKRVGARILLTSTSEVYGDPLVHPQPESYWGNVNPIGVRSCYDEGKRVAETLMFDYHRQHGIEIRIARIFNTYGPRMNIDDGRVVSNFIAQALRGEPLTVQLPGTQTRSFCYVSDMVDGLIRLMEGENTGPINIGNPGEFTMLELAETVKELINPEVEIKKVENTPDDPRQRKPDITKAKELLGWEPKVKLRDGLPLMEEDFRQRLGVAKKN; encoded by the exons ATGGCATCTAACAACAGTTCAAACGGGGATCTCCAAACAACAACTAAGCCACCACCATTGCCGTCTCCTTTGCGATTTTCAAAGTTCTTTCAG TCAAACATGAGAATTTTGGTCACTGGAGGAGCTGGATTCATTGGCTCTCACCTAGTTGATAGAttgatggaaaatgaaaaaaatgag GTAATTGTTGCTGATAACTACTTCACTGGATCAAAGGACAATCTTAAAAAATGGATTGGTCATCCAAGATTTGAGCTTATTCGTCATG ATGTCACTGAGCCGTTGTTGGTCGAGGTTGATCAGATTTATCATCTTGCTTGCCCCGCTTCTCCAATTTTCTACAAATACAATCCTGTGAAG acaataaaaacaaatgtgATTGGTACACTGAACATGCTGGGACTTGCCAAGCGAGTTGGAGCCAG GATTTTGCTTACATCAACTTCGGAGGTATATGGAGATCCTCTTGTGCATCCCCAGCCAGAGAGCTATTGGGGAAATGTGAACCCAATTG GAGTTCGGAGCTGCTATGATGAAGGAAAGCGTGTGGCTGAGACTTTGATGTTTGATTATCATAGGCAGCATGGGATAG AAATTCGCATTGCCAGAATCTTTAACACATATGGGCCACGCATGAATATTGACGATGGGCGTGTTGTCAGCAATTTCATAGCTCAAGCACTTCG TGGTGAACCCTTGACAGTCCAACTTCCCGGAACACAAACTCGCAGTTTCTGTTATGTTTCTGACATG GTTGATGGCCTCATTCGTCTGATGGAAGGAGAGAACACGGGGCCAATCAATATTGGAAACCCAG GTGAATTTACAATGCTTGAACTTGCAGAGACAGTGAAGGAG CTTATTAATCCTGAGGTGGAGATCAAGAAGGTGGAGAACACTCCTGATGATCCACGACAAAGGAAACCTGACATAACGAAGGCTAAAGAATTGCTGGGATGGGAGCCAAAAGTCAAGTTGAGGGATGGCCTTCCCCTCATGGAGGAAGATTTCCGACAGAGGCTTGGTGTGGCCAAAAAGAACTGA